TACATATAAAACATACAGAATAGCAGATTTCAATAAAACAGATACATTAATGAATGTGCCAACACAGCAGGTGACTCAGCGCCGATTCACAAAATAGTCCTTCTATTGGACTCTTTGTACCAGGAAGCCCTTTTCTGCTCAAGCAGCTGCCGCGGTGTCTTGCCCGCTGCATTCGGCTCATCTAAGCTGCCTCCAGCATCCTGCAGGACGCCCATCATTGTATCTTGTGTCTTGATACGGTCGTCCAGAGTCACATACTCATTTTCTTGTGTCCAGACATCTCTCTTCAAGAGCGCTCCACGCCCCGCTGCTTCGCATAGTGGGGTGTCTCCCTTTAGGGTTTTTGCGTTGACATCAGCTCCTCTGTGAATAAGAAACTGTGCCGCCTTCACCTGTCGCAAGTTCCTTGCCATAATATGCAAGGCGGTAATGCCATTTCTATCAGCATGGTTGATGTTGGCACCATGCGCAATCAGGAGGTCTATCACATTGAGATCCATAGGCTCACCGTATACGGACCAAAAGGCTAAGATATGCAACACAGTCTGTCCCTTGCAGTCCTGCAGGCTTGCATTTGCACCACTTTCGCATAGAAATTTAACTATGCTATACAGATGATTGCGGCCACCTGATGCGTGTGTTGCCACTGCATAGTGCAAAGGCGTTTTGCCTTGGTTATCCTGAACATAATGGCGGTAGGATTGCCGACTAAAAGTAGTTCAAATGTATCCAGGACTCGTTGGACGATAGCACCGTCAGGGATTATAGCTTTATCAGAATCTCCTGCGCCCGCGGCAGCCCAGTGAAGGGGTAGGCGTCCCAAACTATCACGAACAGATACCATATCTGCAATATCCACATCCGTCCCTCGAAGATCAAATAGCGCTTGTACTCCTTCCACATTCCAAAACATGCTACCATAGTGAAGCGCCGTTGTATCTTGGAAGCTAGCATGCTTTTCCTTAAAGTCGGGACCCCCTATTCCCAGGCACTCCTGCCTTGTGTGTACATTTGCTCCTTCATCTATAAGGCCTTTCAACAATTTGTAGCCGGCCCGGGAAACAGCCAGGCCAAGAACGGTATGAAGTGGTTGCGGCTTGACTTCAGCGATATCCTCGTCCGGGCACATGGTAACATCGTGAACAGAAGCTCCTCTATCAAGGAGGATGTTAATCAATTGTTCACTCCGAGTAAGGCGCTTATCAACCCAATCAAGAGCCTCATTTTCATGATACTGGAGCTCGTCACTCAAGTTCCAGATAGACTGCGCCGCGCTAAGCAATGCAGTTTCACAGCCGGGCATGTTGGCGCCAACACTCCCCAGCGGAGGTTGACTATCCAGCAGGAAAAGTGCCGTCTCTAGCTGACCATATTCACAGGCGACATTCAGCAACACGATGTCCCGCTCCTCGAGAGACGTTGTTTGACCGAGATTGTCATGATAATGCTCCAAAAGCACACGAAGAACATCCGTACATCCATGCCTACAAGCGACGAAGAAAGGGTCCATTTCGCGTGCTTCTGATGAGCAAGTAATACCTCTTGGGTGTTTCTCTTTATACTGATTTAACATTGGGACATCGTTCGACTCTATGATTTTCGCTAAAAGTGAGCCGAATTCGTCCTCGTGCAGCTCGGACCCGTCTGTGTCGATAATGGGCTCGTCGTACCCCCAGGGTTGAACTCGGCGAAATTCAACATATGACATTATCTTTGGATTTCACTGGAGACGACTTTCGGagcgaagaaaagatattgGTTGAGATGTGGAGTGAATGAAAACCACACGGAAGGCGAGAGAGTATGGCGTATTTACGTCGAGAATGGATCAGTTAGACGACCCACTACCGTGCGCTAGTGGTATTACAGTATGGGGATCCAGTATCACAGCCAGCTCAGAGAATGCATGAAATCACGCCTAATCTTATAAACGTGTTGGTCAATGTCACTAATGCTGCGGATTGACAAAGACTTTCTTTCCACTGACTTTCCCGGCCATAAAAGTGTCCAGTGCATCCTGTACTGACTCTAGCCCACCCGGGAATATGTAAGAAGGGTTCGAAAAGATCCTGCCGCTGGACAGGCCTTTGGGTAGGTACTCTTGAAGATACCACACTTTGGCATCCTTGTTTTCATCCCTTGACACTAAGATATCCGAGTATCCtccccattccttcttcacaTTCTTTGGTAGGCGTGAGTCTGCAGGGGTGGGACTTGTCGACCAAAAAAGGCCACCATCTTCCGCGAGCAACTCGCCCAAAAGTTCTGTTACTTCCGCGGAGCCAATCGCATCAAATATTCCGTCGTAGGGGCCACTGGCCTTGATTGATTCCAGGAGCTGCTCTCTAGGCAGAGTATGGTCAACGATGGATGATGGACCACGTCGCTGCACCAAGTCCCAGTTGGCAGGAGATGATGTTGTCACGACCTCATACCCAGCGTCTGTTGCATATTGAACAGCCAAACCACCAACCGAAGATGAACCACCATAAATCAGTATCTTCTTGCCATTTTTGGGGTCTCTCTCATTGATCGGAGGATAATCGAGTTTCATGCAGACGGAAAGTGCAGCAACAACAGTCGCTAGGTTGGCAATCACGCCAGACCCTTCCTCCAAGGAAGTTTGACTGTCTAGTTTCACGAGGTTCTCTTCCAGTGCCAGGGGATATTTTTGGTAGGCACCAAACCTTTTATCAACAGCTGCTCGACCCCAGCAAGCAACTGCCACGCGGTCGCCCACCTTGACTGAATCAACATTGGGCCCCACCGAGACGACTGTGCCCCCAAAGGTGTATCCGAGAATTGCCGGATATTCAATCTGAAACATTTCCCATCTAggattataaaatattagccAAGATGTCCCTTGAACCTATTTTCCCAAGCATCAAGAACACCAAAACATCAAAAATAGTCCAAATCACCTTTCTACTCACTTCTGGATTTTGGCTTCAATAGGATTGAAGGCAATGGCCTCATTCCGCACCAGTACTTCTCCCGCTGCTGGTGCCCATGTTTCGATCTGCTCAACTTCGACTGAAGCCCGTGGGCTCTTCAGCACAGCTGCCCTATTCACTTCCATCTCGCAGTTTAGTAGGTGAGCTTGAACTTTAACCCATCGGAACggcagatatatatataacacTGGCCCCACATGAAATTTTGAGACTGTTATGTGGGGCtgattataattattaatccATCCTGGACATTATTAAGCCAGTTCATTTAGAAGTGAAGGGCCATTGTCACCAACCAACACTACCATGGGTGACAGTGATATAGAAACACAGTGTGCATGGAAAGATGTTAAACATATCGGGAACGGAATTAATCAAGCTCCAGCAGGTATCCTGGCAAAGACCTGGAATATCTATCCATAAGGTAATGACTGTAAACGATATTAATTAATGAAGGCATAGCTAACTAAAGTTGGTAAACACTAATTGATATGGGGAAACAACACCAAAAATATGCTTAGAACTGGAGACTCCTTCAGATGTGCTGAATCGTGGTACCATTCATTCATGAAGATCTCAGGCGGTGTAGCCCTTCAGTGGACAAATCACATTCCCCTCGTCCCTCTTGCATAAAACGTGGCTGGCGTGCAACACGGCATTCTGTGAACGAATAGGTTCTCAGCCTCGGCCATCATATAAAATGGCTTACCTACCACCACTGCATACGCGCTTTGCATATCCTTCCCACTTACTCGACTTGCACAATATTCGCACCTTTGTACACTGACCTTCAAACTATGATGGATACTCTATCCCACAAATGCCAATTGATAGCTGTTAAGTCCAGACACTCTTCGACTGACAGCATGCCATGTCCTCTGTGTGCATGCATGCGGGTAGTTCCATGGTTAAGGAAAAAGGACCGCGTTAGAGCGCAAAAAGTAAGACTGATGCTCTTCCATGATGAGTGTACCGAGTGCACAGGGCGATCTGACGAAGGCTTCTGCCATGTGTGCAAAAACATGAGACTCGGACACATTCTCGGATGTCTGCTACTACGTGGGCTATTACACAAGGTGGACAATCACCGTTTACACGATATTGTTGTACGCTTTGGAACCTTGCGCGAGCTCCGTCAAAGGTCGAAGACTTGTGTTCTCTGCCAACGATGGATGCAGGTGGTGGAGTCAATTCCAGGTGATAGTGAAGAGGGCGGCGATGTTACCTTAACTTTGCAAGGCCGTTTGGATGTCGTCGATGTCTCCAATAATAAAGGTATGATAAGGAGGGCTATTCCCTTACTCACATTCAGGGCATTTTCTAACCGGCAGCGTCTGCCTACTTCCAACAGGATCATTGGGCGACAAATCCATCCAGATGATTGTACATCAAGACAGACCGGATCTAATCAGGACCCGAGATTTTCTAAAGTACTTATAGACTGGGGGGATGTCGCTTCTTGGCTTCACAAGTGTGACACTGAGCACGGAGACAAATGTGGCCTACGGTCAAGGCCCCAACATCCACCGGGGTTTCGATTAATCGATGTGACGAACAGTTGCGTTGTGACAGCTTCTCAATTCTGCAAGTATGCAGCGTTGAGCTATGTGTGGGGGGCGAATGATAAGCCGTCTCTTGAGGCAACAACGCGAAACATACGAGAtctggaaaaaaaaggatttTTCCACAAGGCTTGCATCCCTGCAACCATTCGGGATGCAATGATGGCTTGCGCTAAGATGGGAATCCAATATCTCTGGGTTGACAGATTATGCATTATACAGGATCATGTCCACGAGAAGGGTATACAGATCAATGCCATGGGCACTATCTATACCAATTCCTATGTCACACTTGTCGGATTGGAAGGTCATGATGCGAATCATGGCCTTCCAGGAGTTTTTGAAGAGGAACCACCTCGTCGACAGGTCCTCCGAGTAGAGGATATCGTTTTGACCGGGTTATACGATCATCGCAGATATGAAAAGCTTGTTGGAAGGTCAGCGTGGGATAGCAGGGGCTGGACTTACCAGGAAGCTTTACTTTCTAGGAGACTACTGCTCTTTTCACATTCGGGACCCTTTTTTGAGTGTAGTCAAGATGATGGTCTATGTGGCGAACCGAACAGTATGGATCGCTATCATAGAATTCCCCTCTTCGGCGCTCGTATGGACCCGCCTGGTGAGGAGTATTGGCCATCGCAAACTTTCTCAGACCTGCTAGAGGGGTACACGAAGCGAGCCTTTTCCCATGAATCAGACATTCTGCGAGCGATTTCTGAAATCCTAAACTCGTTTTACGAAAGTCACCACTACTTCGGCCTCCCGTTTTCCGTATTTGACAACGCTATTCTGTGGAATGCAGCAGACACGACATACTCCACAAGAAATCCAACTAGTGGCGACGTTTTCCCCTCATGGTCATGGGTCTCGGTCAAAGGCGGTATCACAACCTATAATTTGCCTCTTCAAACCCTAGCAGTCTGGGCTGTCGCGTCTACGGATTCTGATTTCCTTCCGCAGCCATTGAAAGTCATCGCACCTTGGGAAAGACCGCTAGCTAATGAAAGGCAATCTTATGAGTTGATGCCAGATCATTCTGCGCTGCTTATACTGGCCTGGAAGGAGGGTTGCTTCTCAGGGAAGCTTCCAGAGGAACTGAAACCTGCAGCAAGTTGGTCGAAAATTGAAAGATTAGCACAAAAACGATGGGGAGCCAACGGTCAACATCGCATGATCCAAGACGCCCTTGGAGTGGGTGAAAGCATCGATTACAGCGACAAATTCCCACCTGAGCACATATCATTGTCGCGCTCGCGCCCTGGTGGACTTATGGTGTATACCCAATCGGTCCGGGTTCGCGTAGTGCCTCCTCAAAATCTATCTGGGAGGTTTGATGAGCACATTAAACTTTATGCCGAAGCCGGTGAAGTTGTGGCATGTGTAAGTGATGGAAGCGTGAATAAGGACTGGTTTCTTGCAACATATAGTGGTCGGACAAGCGGCACTTATGTAGATCTCCTCGCTCTCTCCCTTGAGCTCACTCCAGTTCTCTGCTTCGGCAGTGGATCATTCAGAGGTATGACCCAGCCCATCAACAAGATGGTATACAAAGACCGACAGGGACGTCCTCTGGGCAAATATTCCATAGGCCGAAAGAAGGTACCTATTGTTAATTTGATGGTTGTTGACACCCAGGATGGCGTGAGTAGGCGGGTGGCACTCGCCGAAACCTATCTCAAGACATGGGTTAAGGCGGAACGGAAACTCGCCACGTTTGTTCTAGTGTAACGGAAGTCTGCATTAGCGATAATGTTATAACTTTCTCGGATTCTCGAAAAGTGTATTGAGAAATCTCATGTCTACCCTGTATGCGTATCCATATGACGATTGGAACTGGGGTTGTCCAGAGATCCCGGATTCTACATTTCAGACACTTTTGGTCGATCGCACTGACTTTCCTTCCAGCCCTGTACATTGTGCAATACGTAGCTGCCGTAGATTACACTTGATAGACCCTATTGATGCTGCACTCTTGCAATTCAAAAGCTGAGCTTTCCAGTTAGACAGTGTCTGTAGCTTACATCCTTGGGGTGACGTACATAGTCATGACACGCTAAATGGGATCGTTTCAGACCCATGGCTATGAAGTTATCCGTAACCTATCATTGTTCAAGATATTCAAAAAGACTTCTCGAGGGGGTTGCGTTGTTGTTTCCTTTACGACTCATTTGTTGCCAAAGGGTGCCGTTCACTACCTTTCAAATGACCATGCTTTTTATTGAATACAAACTCGGTCAAACATAGTATAATGCTGCCTCCGCTCATTGTCAGATGGAGATGACTTTCTTCTGTCAGAATCATGTACCGTCTCTCTATGGTAATCCATTATCCAGTTTGGGTATTTCAAACTCTATGGCTATGCAGTATATTTGATATCAGACATCAATAACTCCGTACCGGAGAGGGAGCTTTCCACCTGATATGTATGAGAGTTGATTGGGAAGTCATGTTCAGACTGGTAACAAAAGATACGAATTAATGTCCAGCTTGAATTCATAATTCATCTATCTCGGAATAACTAAGTTGTCACTTGTTgatgtgtgtatgtatccTTACTTAGGTGACAAGCCTTCTACGCTGTATAGCAGACCTTCCATTAGATCGACGATAACAAAggatttaaaaaaaagaaaaaaaattaatttcaTTGTTCATTTTTGCTGAGACTAAGTGGGACTATACTAGTCGCAAGGGGCTCTGGGAAAGGCACCTCGAGATAAGCTGTGGTGGGATAGAGTCCATGCAAGGGGAAGATTACGTTAGCCAACCAAAGTATTGCTGTCGATGGTATGGTCTTGGCTCAGCTGAACGTGTGGAAAGACGCGAGGGATAGAGTAAGAAACACGCAGCCAGCAAGGGTAAATGCCAAATATGAATGGAGTCCAGCAGTCGTTGATATCATGGTTTGTGGCTCTTAGGGATGGATACAAATGCACCGAATGACATTTTAGGCAGCGACCTCTTTAGTTACATTATTTTGTATCTTCGTCTGTATCTCGGCCTTGTATCTCTCGGCCCTGGCAAAGGTCTCCTTGTACGACAACGACACCACCTCTTGAACCGTTGCAGGGAGGTATTTACCAGGCTCACCGTCTTTCTGGAATCCAGGCAAGCATTTGCATACATACTTTGGATTCCCGgtgaggaagaaggggaTGGAGTAGCGATCATTCCCCGAGTCGTTGATGACTCTATGCAAGTTGGATTTATACGTGTCGTTGGTCATGCGTGAAAATAAATTCCCCAAGTTGACCACGTACGCCCCAGGGATTGGCTGAACCTATATGCATAGTATCAGTATTGTGGAGTTGTTGCTAGGTAAGGAGGAATATACGTCGATCCACTCGTTGGTTGGCACGTCTAATACCTGGAGGCCGCTCACTTCATCTTGTAGCAGAAGTGTAATGCAACTAAAGTCGGTATGAGCACCGATCCCCCGCAGCCTCTCTCCCATCTGCTTGGGTGGCGGTGGATAATGCAGGTATCGCAGTGTTGCTACCGCTCCATCAGTGAGAGGATCAAAGTATGCTTCGTCGTGGTTCAATGTGAGTGCCAGAACAGCCATGATATCCTTCGCAAGGTCGAAGACGGCATGATAATATTCCATCGTGCTTTTCTGGAACTCCTCAGGGTCAGGAATTGTATCGGGCCATTGGTTGGGGCCACTGTTTAGCAGGCCCTCGAGGAAGTAAGGGTGATCCGTAGGGATCTCCCGGCCAATGTACAAGCCTTCCTTTAGATCTGGGCTGGCACCGGCCTCATTCATCTGTGATTGAAGGAGCTCATACCCGCGGTTGAAGGTGTTCTTCTCTACTAACGTCAGTGCTAGTTTTATTGCAGGTTGAGTCAATACATACTTTTGTCGattttcaatttttcttCGAGTGGGAGGCGGAAGAAACGCTTGGAACAATTCATTGCGCGGTGTTGCAGTTCCAGCGGAATGCGATGGCCAGTGATCTggaagaagccattgtgCAAACAGCTTTCACGGACCTGTTCCACTAGCTGggccttggccttggggTTCTCACCATAGAATGCAGAGAAATCGAGGATGGGGAGTCCCTGTGTCGCAGGCATGATGGGTAATACGTATGATAGATAACCTTCCGCGTCTAAGATTGAACTTGTCTTGTTAAACGTCTGGTACGGGATTTATAATCTCGGAAGGCTTGGCGAAATggctatttttatataaaatggGTCAAGCATAAAGCCTCTTCTCCTGTGATGGTATGTACGGGAGCACCAAATGAGCCACGACGCGGTTTCAATTTACTGGCCCACTCATCTCGTTCGGCATTCCATAGAACCTATTTG
This window of the Aspergillus flavus chromosome 8, complete sequence genome carries:
- a CDS encoding ankyrin repeat-containing domain protein, with the protein product MDLNVIDLLIAHGANINHADRNGITALHIMARNLRQVKAAQFLIHRGADVNAKTLKGDTPLCEAAGRGALLKRDVWTQENEYVTLDDRIKTQDTMMGVLQDAGGSLDEPNAAGKTPRQLLEQKRASWYKESNRRTIL
- a CDS encoding uncharacterized protein (expressed protein); this translates as MSYVEFRRVQPWGYDEPIIDTDGSELHEDEFGSLLAKIIESNDVPMLNQYKEKHPRGITCSSEAREMDPFFVACRHGCTDVLRVLLEHYHDNLGQTTSLEERDIVLLNVACEYGQLETALFLLDSQPPLGSVGANMPGCETALLSAAQSIWNLSDELQYHENEALDWVDKRLTRSEQLINILLDRGASVHDVTMCPDEDIAEVKPQPLHTVLGLAVSRAGYKLLKGLIDEGANVHTRQECLGIGGPDFKEKHASFQDTTALHYGSMFWNVEGVQALFDLRGTDVDIADMVSVRDSLGRLPLHWAAAGAGDSDKAIIPDGAIVQRVLDTFELLLVGNPTAIMFRITKAKRLCTMQWQHTHQVAAIICIA
- a CDS encoding putative alcohol dehydrogenase, with the protein product MEVNRAAVLKSPRASVEVEQIETWAPAAGEVLVRNEAIAFNPIEAKIQKWEMFQIEYPAILGYTFGGTVVSVGPNVDSVKVGDRVAVACWGRAAVDKRFGAYQKYPLALEENLVKLDSQTSLEEGSGVIANLATVVAALSVCMKLDYPPINERDPKNGKKILIYGGSSSVGGLAVQYATDAGYEVVTTSSPANWDLVQRRGPSSIVDHTLPREQLLESIKASGPYDGIFDAIGSAEVTELLGELLAEDGGLFWSTSPTPADSRLPKNVKKEWGGYSDILVSRDENKDAKVWYLQEYLPKGLSSGRIFSNPSYIFPGGLESVQDALDTFMAGKVSGKKVFVNPQH
- a CDS encoding putative oxidoreductase, which encodes MPATQGLPILDFSAFYGENPKAKAQLVEQVRESCLHNGFFQITGHRIPLELQHRAMNCSKRFFRLPLEEKLKIDKIEKNTFNRGYELLQSQMNEAGASPDLKEGLYIGREIPTDHPYFLEGLLNSGPNQWPDTIPDPEEFQKSTMEYYHAVFDLAKDIMAVLALTLNHDEAYFDPLTDGAVATLRYLHYPPPPKQMGERLRGIGAHTDFSCITLLLQDEVSGLQVLDVPTNEWIDVQPIPGAYVVNLGNLFSRMTNDTYKSNLHRVINDSGNDRYSIPFFLTGNPKYVCKCLPGFQKDGEPGKYLPATVQEVVSLSYKETFARAERYKAEIQTKIQNNVTKEVAA